One Methylobacterium sp. 77 DNA window includes the following coding sequences:
- a CDS encoding IS630 family transposase (programmed frameshift), with amino-acid sequence MGRPYSQDLRERVVEAAATTSRRQAAARFGVGIATSIRWMAALATTGTVAPRPQGRARRSKLDPHEAFLRALIEEKGDITLEEMRARLRDEYDLTVGLGTLWSFLDARDLTYKKKTAHATEQDRPDVKAAREAWFECQLDLDPARLVFLDETWTSTNMARLRGRSPRGERLRSPIPHGHWKTTTLVAALRLSGIAAPFVLDGPINRDAFQAYVDQVLVPELIPGDIVVMDNLGSHKGPAVRSAIEAAGARLLFLPPYSPDFNPIEMAFSKLKALLRKAAERTVEGLWSAIGRLVDTVTPDECANFFAAAGYEPD; translated from the exons ATGGGACGACCCTACAGCCAGGACCTGCGCGAGCGGGTGGTGGAAGCCGCTGCAACGACCTCCCGCCGGCAAGCGGCCGCGCGTTTTGGAGTCGGCATCGCGACCTCGATTCGCTGGATGGCCGCGCTCGCGACAACCGGGACGGTGGCCCCTCGTCCGCAAGGGCGGGCGCGCCGCTCGAAGCTCGATCCACATGAGGCGTTCCTGCGCGCCCTGATCGAGGAGAAGGGCGACATCACCCTGGAAGAGATGCGCGCCCGACTGCGGGACGAGTACGATCTCACGGTCGGGCTCGGCACCCTGTGGAGCTTCCTCGACGCACGCGATCTCACCTACA AAAAAAAGACAGCCCACGCCACCGAGCAAGACCGCCCGGACGTGAAGGCCGCGCGCGAGGCATGGTTCGAGTGCCAGCTCGATCTCGACCCCGCGCGCCTCGTGTTCCTCGACGAGACCTGGACCTCCACCAACATGGCCCGCCTGCGCGGACGGTCTCCCCGCGGCGAGCGGCTGCGTTCGCCCATCCCGCACGGCCATTGGAAGACCACGACCCTGGTGGCGGCCCTGCGCCTGTCCGGGATCGCCGCACCGTTCGTGCTCGATGGGCCGATCAACCGTGACGCCTTCCAGGCTTACGTCGATCAGGTCTTGGTGCCTGAGCTCATCCCCGGCGACATCGTCGTCATGGACAACCTCGGCAGCCACAAAGGTCCGGCCGTGCGATCGGCCATCGAGGCGGCGGGCGCGCGGCTCTTGTTCCTCCCGCCTTACTCGCCCGACTTCAACCCCATCGAAATGGCGTTCTCGAAGTTGAAGGCGCTGCTGCGCAAAGCGGCCGAGCGAACCGTCGAGGGTTTGTGGTCGGCCATCGGACGCCTCGTCGACACCGTCACACCTGACGAGTGCGCCAACTTCTTCGCCGCCGCAGGATACGAACCAGATTAA
- a CDS encoding transglutaminase family protein produces MRILVGCEMTYTFPQPTPVIATLNVHASRFSDLERPDYLIVSPPVPLEGYRDSFGNWCQRMVAPAGLFTLKTETIVRDAGGGDRPAPDAAETPIAKLPSDSILFLLGSRYCETDRLSQIAWDLFGRVPPGWGRVQAICDFVHDRITFGYEHARSTRTAFDVFEERHGVCRDYAHLAIAFCRCLNIPARYCNGYVSDIGLPLPHAPGDFAAWMEVYLDGRWHTFDPRNNSSRIGRILISYGRDAADVPLTLTFGENTLTTFLVTTEEAPAIA; encoded by the coding sequence ATGCGCATCCTCGTCGGCTGCGAAATGACCTACACCTTCCCTCAACCCACGCCCGTCATCGCGACGCTCAACGTCCATGCGTCGCGGTTCTCGGATCTGGAACGGCCGGATTACCTGATCGTCAGTCCGCCGGTGCCGTTGGAGGGCTACCGCGACAGCTTCGGGAACTGGTGCCAGCGCATGGTCGCTCCGGCAGGTCTGTTCACGCTGAAGACCGAAACCATCGTCCGCGACGCGGGCGGCGGAGACCGGCCGGCGCCCGATGCCGCCGAGACACCGATCGCGAAGCTTCCCTCCGACAGCATCCTCTTCCTGCTCGGAAGCCGATACTGTGAGACCGACCGTCTCTCGCAGATCGCCTGGGACCTGTTTGGACGAGTGCCCCCCGGATGGGGACGGGTCCAGGCCATCTGCGACTTCGTGCATGATCGCATCACGTTCGGATACGAGCATGCGCGCTCCACACGGACGGCGTTCGACGTATTCGAGGAACGGCACGGCGTCTGCCGCGACTACGCGCATCTCGCCATCGCGTTCTGCCGCTGCCTCAACATCCCGGCCCGCTACTGCAACGGCTACGTGAGCGATATCGGTCTGCCGCTGCCGCATGCGCCGGGTGACTTCGCCGCGTGGATGGAGGTCTATCTCGATGGCCGCTGGCACACGTTCGATCCGCGCAACAACTCCTCGCGGATCGGCCGTATCCTGATCTCCTATGGGCGGGACGCCGCCGACGTGCCGCTGACGCTGACCTTCGGCGAGAATACCCTGACGACGTTCCTGGTCACGACCGAGGAAGCTCCGGCCATCGCTTAG
- a CDS encoding IS5 family transposase translates to MWTPTTRRQHSRAGLRYETDLTDAEWAVIAPLMPEPALCDRPAIWTMREIWNAIFYVLRGGIAWRLIPKDLPPRSMTFGYFVRWREDGLFGRINHTLVMADRERVGRSASPTAAVLDSQSVKTTESGGPRGYDAGKKIKGRKRQALVDTDGRALVLDPQSADVQDRDGAGPVLRLSRRTFPFIAKAFADAGYAGDKPATATIITVEIVRKPKDQVGFAVHPRRWVVERFFGWISRNRRLWKDPEATLASAQAFLYAAAIMILVRRLGRAA, encoded by the coding sequence ATGTGGACCCCGACCACTCGCCGGCAGCATAGCCGTGCGGGCCTGCGCTACGAAACCGACCTGACCGATGCGGAATGGGCCGTGATCGCGCCGCTGATGCCGGAGCCGGCCTTGTGCGATCGGCCCGCCATCTGGACGATGCGCGAGATCTGGAACGCGATCTTCTACGTGCTGCGCGGCGGCATCGCGTGGCGGCTGATCCCGAAGGACCTGCCACCGCGCAGCATGACGTTCGGCTACTTCGTGCGCTGGCGCGAGGACGGGCTGTTTGGCCGGATCAACCACACGCTGGTCATGGCCGACCGCGAGCGGGTCGGTCGAAGCGCTTCACCCACGGCCGCGGTGCTCGATAGCCAGAGCGTGAAGACGACCGAGAGTGGCGGCCCGCGCGGCTACGATGCCGGCAAGAAAATCAAGGGCCGCAAGCGGCAGGCCCTGGTCGACACGGACGGGCGTGCTCTCGTCCTCGACCCGCAGTCCGCCGACGTGCAGGATCGCGATGGGGCCGGACCGGTGCTGCGTCTGTCGAGGCGGACTTTCCCGTTCATCGCCAAAGCCTTCGCTGACGCAGGCTATGCCGGAGACAAGCCGGCGACCGCTACGATCATCACCGTTGAGATCGTTCGCAAACCCAAGGATCAGGTCGGCTTCGCCGTGCATCCGCGCCGCTGGGTCGTGGAACGCTTCTTCGGCTGGATCAGCCGCAATCGCCGCCTCTGGAAAGACCCGGAGGCGACCCTCGCCTCAGCCCAGGCCTTCCTCTACGCCGCCGCCATCATGATCCTCGTCCGAAGGCTGGGCCGAGCGGCATGA
- a CDS encoding IS630 family transposase (programmed frameshift): MGRPYSQDLRERVVEAAATTSRRQAAARFGVGIATSIRWMAALATTGTVAPRPQGRARRSKLDPHEAFLRALIEEKGDITLEEMRARLRDEYDLTVGLGTLWSFLDARDLTYKKKTAHATEQDRPDVKAAREAWFECQLDLDPARLVFLDETWTSTNMARLRGRSPRGERLRSPIPHGHWKTTTLVAALRLSGTAAPFVLDGPINRDAFQAYVDQVLVPELIPGDIVVMDNLGSHKGPAVRSAIEAAGARLLFLPPYSPDFNPIEMAFSKLKALLRKAAERTVEGLWSAIGRLVDTVTPDECANFFAAAGYEPD; encoded by the exons ATGGGACGACCCTACAGCCAGGACCTGCGCGAGCGGGTGGTGGAAGCCGCTGCAACGACCTCCCGCCGGCAAGCGGCCGCGCGTTTTGGAGTCGGCATCGCGACCTCGATTCGCTGGATGGCCGCGCTCGCGACAACCGGGACGGTGGCCCCTCGTCCGCAAGGGCGGGCGCGCCGCTCGAAGCTCGATCCACATGAGGCGTTCCTGCGCGCCCTGATCGAGGAGAAGGGCGACATCACCCTGGAAGAGATGCGCGCCCGACTGCGGGACGAGTACGATCTCACGGTCGGGCTCGGCACCCTGTGGAGCTTCCTCGACGCACGCGATCTCACCTACA AAAAAAAGACAGCCCACGCCACCGAGCAAGACCGCCCGGACGTGAAGGCCGCGCGCGAGGCATGGTTCGAGTGCCAGCTCGATCTCGACCCCGCGCGCCTCGTGTTCCTCGACGAGACCTGGACCTCCACCAACATGGCCCGCCTGCGCGGACGGTCTCCCCGCGGCGAGCGGCTGCGTTCGCCCATCCCGCACGGCCATTGGAAGACCACGACCCTGGTGGCGGCCCTGCGCCTGTCCGGGACCGCCGCACCGTTCGTGCTCGATGGGCCGATCAACCGTGACGCCTTCCAGGCTTACGTCGATCAGGTCTTGGTGCCTGAGCTCATCCCCGGCGACATCGTCGTCATGGACAACCTCGGCAGCCACAAAGGTCCGGCCGTGCGATCGGCCATCGAGGCGGCGGGCGCGCGGCTCTTGTTCCTCCCGCCTTACTCGCCCGACTTCAACCCCATCGAAATGGCGTTCTCGAAGTTGAAGGCGCTGCTGCGCAAAGCGGCCGAGCGAACCGTCGAGGGTTTGTGGTCGGCCATCGGACGCCTCGTCGACACCGTCACACCTGACGAGTGCGCCAACTTCTTCGCCGCCGCAGGATACGAACCAGATTAA